Proteins from a single region of Corvus hawaiiensis isolate bCorHaw1 chromosome 6, bCorHaw1.pri.cur, whole genome shotgun sequence:
- the LOC125327549 gene encoding cytosolic phospholipase A2 epsilon-like isoform X4: MTVRFDVAKIQPGEKVRLHFELNPENQEELEVEFLLENIPGVSEKIITNGVLVSREVSCLEVHVNETKMKSSHKRRDFTFTMKGSYEEIQDISKGPHSRPGSSETTRFHYIKHSQPRLLMTLPKEHFFCCHGSGRREMDVSNPLAVPLHSLDLGKKVTVMRGESYEVSVNEENSCKNLDLRLGFDLCAEEKDFIGKRKKVVAAALKNVLHLDEDLQEDEVPVVAVVTAAGGVRSMTAMFGSLLALQELGVLDCVSYISGLSATTWTMSKLYEDANWSQKDLSGPIGDIRKHVTKSKLCCFSLDHMKYYENKLCERKQEGHKVSFTDLWGLFIDCMLHDQESTHKLSDQQLAVKQGQNPLPIYLSLNVKDDFSTLDFKEWVEFTPYEVGLLKYGAFVRSEDFGSEFFMGHRMKKIPESHICFLEGTWSNIFSQSFMDAVYLSGHSEHFWHRWTRDTECDIGDHPALPKKPHEQTTCLSIPKGYLSKSLREMLTGRPVVSTYHNFLKGLQLHNKYLDNESFCMWKDTVLDSSPNQLNEMSDYLKLIDTAFFINTSCPPILRPERKVDVILHLNYSGGSQTLPLDLFSEYCLEHGIPFPSTELSQEDREHLKECYVFEDSLEAPILAYFPLVCDTFQKYKAPNVERGPTEMEQGRVDVSTCAAPYGTGLLTYTEENFNKLLNLCSYNILNNKHLILQALRTAVERKKRLKKYSSPNSSKHS; encoded by the exons ATGACTGTTCGCTTTGATGTGGCTAAAATCCAACCTGGAGAAAAAGTTCGCCTGCATTTTGAGTTGAATCCAGAG AATCAGGAAGAACTAGAAGTGgaatttctgctggaaaacat acCAGGTGTATCTGAGAAGATAATTACTAATGGCGTACTAGTg TCTCGTGAAGTTTCCTGTTTGGAAGTACATgtgaatgaaacaaaaatgaagagTTCTCACAAAA GGAGAGATTTCACATTCACAATGAAAGGATCTTATGAAGAAATCCAGGATATTTCCAAAGGTCCTCACTCCAGACCAGGAAGCAGTGAAACCACCAGGTTCCACTATATCAAGCACAGTCAACCCAGACTGCTCATGACTCTGCCAAAGGagcattttttctgttgt CATGGCTCAGGTAGGAGGGAAATGGATGTGAGTAATCCCCTTGCTGTGCCTCTCCATTCTCTGGACTTGGGAAAGAAAGTGACAGTGATGAGA GGGGAATCTTATGAAGTTTCTGTGAATGAGGAAAATAG TTGCAAGAATTTAGATTTGCGGTTGGGGTTTGATCTGTGTGCAGAGGAAAAGGATTTCATCGGTAAAAGGAAGAAGgtggttgctgctgctctgaaaaatgttcttcatCTAGATGAAGACCTGCAGGAGGATGAG GTGCCAGTGGTGGCAGTCGTGACTGCAGCAGGGGGAGTGCGGTCCATGACGGCTATGTTTGGCAGTCTTCTGGCTCTCCAGGAGCTGGGTGTTTTGGACTGTGTGTCATACATCAGTGGCTTATCTGCCACAACATG GACCATGTCAAAGTTATATGAAGATGCAAATTGGTCACAAAAGGATCTCAGTGGGCCAATTGGTGATATCAGGAAACACGTGACCAAGAGCAAGCTGTGCTGTTTCTCTTTGGATCATATGAAATACTATGAAAATAAGCTTTGTGAGAGAAAGCAAGAGGGGCACAAGGTGTCCTTTACAGATTTATGGGGACTCTTCATTGATTGTATGCTACATGATCAG GAGAGTACTCACAAACTCTCGGATCAGCAACTAGCAGTTAAGCAGGGGCAGAATCCACTCCCCATATACCTGTCCCTCAATGTCAAGGATGATTTCAGCACTTTGGATTTTAAAG AGTGGGTGGAGTTCACACCTTACGAGGTGGGTCTCCTGAAATATGGGGCCTTTGTTCGTTCAGAGGATTTTGGTAGTGAGTTCTTCATGGGTCACCGGATGAAGAAGATCCCAGAATCCCACATCTGCTTCTTGGAAG GCACATGGAGCAATATATTTTCCCAGAGTTTTATGGATGCTGTCTACCTCTCAGGTCATTCAGAACACTTCTGGCACAGATGGACTCGAGACACTGAGTGTGACATTG GGGACCATCCTGCTCTGCCCAAGAAGCCTCATGAACAGACAACCTGCTTATCCATTCCCAAAGGTTACCTTTCCAAAAGTCTTCGAGAGATGTTGACTGGACGGCCAGTGGTTTCAACTTACCATAATTTTCTTAAGGGCTTGCAGCTACATAACAAATATTTGGACAATGAGAGCTTTTGCATGTGGAAAG acacAGTGCTGGATTCTTCTCCCAACCAGCTGAATGAAATGAGTGACTATCTCAAGCTGATAGATACAGCTTTCTTTATCAACACCAGCTGCCCACCCATTCTGAGGCCAGAGAGGAAAGTGGATGTCATTCTCCATTTAAATTACAGTGGAGGATCACAGACTCTG CCACTGGACCTATTCTCAGAGTACTGTTTGGAGCATGGGATCCCattccccagcacagagctgagccaGGAAGACCGGGAACACCTGAAGGAGTGCTACGTGTTTGAGGATAGCTTAGAGGCACCGATCTTGGCTTATTTTCCACTGGTGTGTGATACCTTCCAAAAATACAAGGCACCGA ATGTGGAGCGTGGTCCCACAGagatggagcagggaagagtAGACGTGTCcacctgtgctgctccctatGGCACTGGCCTGCTTACATACACTGAAGAGAATTTCAACAAACTCCTTAACCTGTGCAGCTACAACATCCTGAATAATAAACATTTAATTCTTCAGGCTTTGCGAACTGCAGTGGAACGAAAGAAGCGACTTAAAAAGTATTCATCACCTAATTCAAGTAAACACTCTTAA
- the LOC125327549 gene encoding cytosolic phospholipase A2 epsilon-like isoform X2 has translation MASSACSPLDRFIQANLHRKIGIRRRDHERPCSAEDEPEVPQLCWLSVKIISMRNLRKADLWSQTDCYVKLWLPTASCQEAQTRTVRNCRNPVWNETFHFVIQSEVKNILELTVCDEDTFTPDDQLMTVRFDVAKIQPGEKVRLHFELNPENQEELEVEFLLENIPGVSEKIITNGVLVSREVSCLEVHVNETKMKSSHKRRDFTFTMKGSYEEIQDISKGPHSRPGSSETTRFHYIKHSQPRLLMTLPKEHFFCCHGSGRREMDVSNPLAVPLHSLDLGKKVTVMRGESYEVSVNEENSCKNLDLRLGFDLCAEEKDFIGKRKKVVAAALKNVLHLDEDLQEDEVPVVAVVTAAGGVRSMTAMFGSLLALQELGVLDCVSYISGLSATTWTMSKLYEDANWSQKDLSGPIGDIRKHVTKSKLCCFSLDHMKYYENKLCERKQEGHKVSFTDLWGLFIDCMLHDQESTHKLSDQQLAVKQGQNPLPIYLSLNVKDDFSTLDFKEWVEFTPYEVGLLKYGAFVRSEDFGSEFFMGHRMKKIPESHICFLEGHSEHFWHRWTRDTECDIGDHPALPKKPHEQTTCLSIPKGYLSKSLREMLTGRPVVSTYHNFLKGLQLHNKYLDNESFCMWKDTVLDSSPNQLNEMSDYLKLIDTAFFINTSCPPILRPERKVDVILHLNYSGGSQTLPLDLFSEYCLEHGIPFPSTELSQEDREHLKECYVFEDSLEAPILAYFPLVCDTFQKYKAPNVERGPTEMEQGRVDVSTCAAPYGTGLLTYTEENFNKLLNLCSYNILNNKHLILQALRTAVERKKRLKKYSSPNSSKHS, from the exons ATGGCATCGTCGGCCTGTTCACCTTTG GATCGGTTCATCCAAGCAAACCTGCACAGGAAGATTGGAATCAGAAGGAGGGATCATGAAAGACCGTGCAGCGCTGAAGATGAG CCAGAAGTGCCTCAGTTGTGCTGGCTTTCTGTAAAAATTATAAGCATGAGAAATCTCCGCAAAGCGGATCTGT GGAGCCAGACTGATTGCTATGTCAAGCTGTGGCTGCCAACAGCTTCATGTCAGGAAGCCCAGACAAGAACTGTACGCAACTGCAGAAACCCTGTCTGGAATGAAACTTTCCACTTCGTGATACAGAGTGAAGTAAAG AACATCCTGGAGCTGACAGTCTGTGATGAGGATACTTTTACACCAGATGACCAGCTTATGACTGTTCGCTTTGATGTGGCTAAAATCCAACCTGGAGAAAAAGTTCGCCTGCATTTTGAGTTGAATCCAGAG AATCAGGAAGAACTAGAAGTGgaatttctgctggaaaacat acCAGGTGTATCTGAGAAGATAATTACTAATGGCGTACTAGTg TCTCGTGAAGTTTCCTGTTTGGAAGTACATgtgaatgaaacaaaaatgaagagTTCTCACAAAA GGAGAGATTTCACATTCACAATGAAAGGATCTTATGAAGAAATCCAGGATATTTCCAAAGGTCCTCACTCCAGACCAGGAAGCAGTGAAACCACCAGGTTCCACTATATCAAGCACAGTCAACCCAGACTGCTCATGACTCTGCCAAAGGagcattttttctgttgt CATGGCTCAGGTAGGAGGGAAATGGATGTGAGTAATCCCCTTGCTGTGCCTCTCCATTCTCTGGACTTGGGAAAGAAAGTGACAGTGATGAGA GGGGAATCTTATGAAGTTTCTGTGAATGAGGAAAATAG TTGCAAGAATTTAGATTTGCGGTTGGGGTTTGATCTGTGTGCAGAGGAAAAGGATTTCATCGGTAAAAGGAAGAAGgtggttgctgctgctctgaaaaatgttcttcatCTAGATGAAGACCTGCAGGAGGATGAG GTGCCAGTGGTGGCAGTCGTGACTGCAGCAGGGGGAGTGCGGTCCATGACGGCTATGTTTGGCAGTCTTCTGGCTCTCCAGGAGCTGGGTGTTTTGGACTGTGTGTCATACATCAGTGGCTTATCTGCCACAACATG GACCATGTCAAAGTTATATGAAGATGCAAATTGGTCACAAAAGGATCTCAGTGGGCCAATTGGTGATATCAGGAAACACGTGACCAAGAGCAAGCTGTGCTGTTTCTCTTTGGATCATATGAAATACTATGAAAATAAGCTTTGTGAGAGAAAGCAAGAGGGGCACAAGGTGTCCTTTACAGATTTATGGGGACTCTTCATTGATTGTATGCTACATGATCAG GAGAGTACTCACAAACTCTCGGATCAGCAACTAGCAGTTAAGCAGGGGCAGAATCCACTCCCCATATACCTGTCCCTCAATGTCAAGGATGATTTCAGCACTTTGGATTTTAAAG AGTGGGTGGAGTTCACACCTTACGAGGTGGGTCTCCTGAAATATGGGGCCTTTGTTCGTTCAGAGGATTTTGGTAGTGAGTTCTTCATGGGTCACCGGATGAAGAAGATCCCAGAATCCCACATCTGCTTCTTGGAAG GTCATTCAGAACACTTCTGGCACAGATGGACTCGAGACACTGAGTGTGACATTG GGGACCATCCTGCTCTGCCCAAGAAGCCTCATGAACAGACAACCTGCTTATCCATTCCCAAAGGTTACCTTTCCAAAAGTCTTCGAGAGATGTTGACTGGACGGCCAGTGGTTTCAACTTACCATAATTTTCTTAAGGGCTTGCAGCTACATAACAAATATTTGGACAATGAGAGCTTTTGCATGTGGAAAG acacAGTGCTGGATTCTTCTCCCAACCAGCTGAATGAAATGAGTGACTATCTCAAGCTGATAGATACAGCTTTCTTTATCAACACCAGCTGCCCACCCATTCTGAGGCCAGAGAGGAAAGTGGATGTCATTCTCCATTTAAATTACAGTGGAGGATCACAGACTCTG CCACTGGACCTATTCTCAGAGTACTGTTTGGAGCATGGGATCCCattccccagcacagagctgagccaGGAAGACCGGGAACACCTGAAGGAGTGCTACGTGTTTGAGGATAGCTTAGAGGCACCGATCTTGGCTTATTTTCCACTGGTGTGTGATACCTTCCAAAAATACAAGGCACCGA ATGTGGAGCGTGGTCCCACAGagatggagcagggaagagtAGACGTGTCcacctgtgctgctccctatGGCACTGGCCTGCTTACATACACTGAAGAGAATTTCAACAAACTCCTTAACCTGTGCAGCTACAACATCCTGAATAATAAACATTTAATTCTTCAGGCTTTGCGAACTGCAGTGGAACGAAAGAAGCGACTTAAAAAGTATTCATCACCTAATTCAAGTAAACACTCTTAA
- the LOC125327549 gene encoding cytosolic phospholipase A2 epsilon-like isoform X3 gives MASSACSPLDRFIQANLHRKIGIRRRDHERPCSAEDEPEVPQLCWLSVKIISMRNLRKADLWSQTDCYVKLWLPTASCQEAQTRTVRNCRNPVWNETFHFVIQSEVKNILELTVCDEDTFTPDDQLMTVRFDVAKIQPGEKVRLHFELNPENQEELEVEFLLENIPGVSEKIITNGVLVSREVSCLEVHVNETKMKSSHKRRDFTFTMKGSYEEIQDISKGPHSRPGSSETTRFHYIKHSQPRLLMTLPKEHFFCCHGSGRREMDVSNPLAVPLHSLDLGKKVTVMRGESYEVSVNEENSCKNLDLRLGFDLCAEEKDFIGKRKKVVAAALKNVLHLDEDLQEDEVPVVAVVTAAGGVRSMTAMFGSLLALQELGVLDCVSYISGLSATTWTMSKLYEDANWSQKDLSGPIGDIRKHVTKSKLCCFSLDHMKYYENKLCERKQEGHKVSFTDLWGLFIDCMLHDQESTHKLSDQQLAVKQGQNPLPIYLSLNVKDDFSTLDFKGTWSNIFSQSFMDAVYLSGHSEHFWHRWTRDTECDIGDHPALPKKPHEQTTCLSIPKGYLSKSLREMLTGRPVVSTYHNFLKGLQLHNKYLDNESFCMWKDTVLDSSPNQLNEMSDYLKLIDTAFFINTSCPPILRPERKVDVILHLNYSGGSQTLPLDLFSEYCLEHGIPFPSTELSQEDREHLKECYVFEDSLEAPILAYFPLVCDTFQKYKAPNVERGPTEMEQGRVDVSTCAAPYGTGLLTYTEENFNKLLNLCSYNILNNKHLILQALRTAVERKKRLKKYSSPNSSKHS, from the exons ATGGCATCGTCGGCCTGTTCACCTTTG GATCGGTTCATCCAAGCAAACCTGCACAGGAAGATTGGAATCAGAAGGAGGGATCATGAAAGACCGTGCAGCGCTGAAGATGAG CCAGAAGTGCCTCAGTTGTGCTGGCTTTCTGTAAAAATTATAAGCATGAGAAATCTCCGCAAAGCGGATCTGT GGAGCCAGACTGATTGCTATGTCAAGCTGTGGCTGCCAACAGCTTCATGTCAGGAAGCCCAGACAAGAACTGTACGCAACTGCAGAAACCCTGTCTGGAATGAAACTTTCCACTTCGTGATACAGAGTGAAGTAAAG AACATCCTGGAGCTGACAGTCTGTGATGAGGATACTTTTACACCAGATGACCAGCTTATGACTGTTCGCTTTGATGTGGCTAAAATCCAACCTGGAGAAAAAGTTCGCCTGCATTTTGAGTTGAATCCAGAG AATCAGGAAGAACTAGAAGTGgaatttctgctggaaaacat acCAGGTGTATCTGAGAAGATAATTACTAATGGCGTACTAGTg TCTCGTGAAGTTTCCTGTTTGGAAGTACATgtgaatgaaacaaaaatgaagagTTCTCACAAAA GGAGAGATTTCACATTCACAATGAAAGGATCTTATGAAGAAATCCAGGATATTTCCAAAGGTCCTCACTCCAGACCAGGAAGCAGTGAAACCACCAGGTTCCACTATATCAAGCACAGTCAACCCAGACTGCTCATGACTCTGCCAAAGGagcattttttctgttgt CATGGCTCAGGTAGGAGGGAAATGGATGTGAGTAATCCCCTTGCTGTGCCTCTCCATTCTCTGGACTTGGGAAAGAAAGTGACAGTGATGAGA GGGGAATCTTATGAAGTTTCTGTGAATGAGGAAAATAG TTGCAAGAATTTAGATTTGCGGTTGGGGTTTGATCTGTGTGCAGAGGAAAAGGATTTCATCGGTAAAAGGAAGAAGgtggttgctgctgctctgaaaaatgttcttcatCTAGATGAAGACCTGCAGGAGGATGAG GTGCCAGTGGTGGCAGTCGTGACTGCAGCAGGGGGAGTGCGGTCCATGACGGCTATGTTTGGCAGTCTTCTGGCTCTCCAGGAGCTGGGTGTTTTGGACTGTGTGTCATACATCAGTGGCTTATCTGCCACAACATG GACCATGTCAAAGTTATATGAAGATGCAAATTGGTCACAAAAGGATCTCAGTGGGCCAATTGGTGATATCAGGAAACACGTGACCAAGAGCAAGCTGTGCTGTTTCTCTTTGGATCATATGAAATACTATGAAAATAAGCTTTGTGAGAGAAAGCAAGAGGGGCACAAGGTGTCCTTTACAGATTTATGGGGACTCTTCATTGATTGTATGCTACATGATCAG GAGAGTACTCACAAACTCTCGGATCAGCAACTAGCAGTTAAGCAGGGGCAGAATCCACTCCCCATATACCTGTCCCTCAATGTCAAGGATGATTTCAGCACTTTGGATTTTAAAG GCACATGGAGCAATATATTTTCCCAGAGTTTTATGGATGCTGTCTACCTCTCAGGTCATTCAGAACACTTCTGGCACAGATGGACTCGAGACACTGAGTGTGACATTG GGGACCATCCTGCTCTGCCCAAGAAGCCTCATGAACAGACAACCTGCTTATCCATTCCCAAAGGTTACCTTTCCAAAAGTCTTCGAGAGATGTTGACTGGACGGCCAGTGGTTTCAACTTACCATAATTTTCTTAAGGGCTTGCAGCTACATAACAAATATTTGGACAATGAGAGCTTTTGCATGTGGAAAG acacAGTGCTGGATTCTTCTCCCAACCAGCTGAATGAAATGAGTGACTATCTCAAGCTGATAGATACAGCTTTCTTTATCAACACCAGCTGCCCACCCATTCTGAGGCCAGAGAGGAAAGTGGATGTCATTCTCCATTTAAATTACAGTGGAGGATCACAGACTCTG CCACTGGACCTATTCTCAGAGTACTGTTTGGAGCATGGGATCCCattccccagcacagagctgagccaGGAAGACCGGGAACACCTGAAGGAGTGCTACGTGTTTGAGGATAGCTTAGAGGCACCGATCTTGGCTTATTTTCCACTGGTGTGTGATACCTTCCAAAAATACAAGGCACCGA ATGTGGAGCGTGGTCCCACAGagatggagcagggaagagtAGACGTGTCcacctgtgctgctccctatGGCACTGGCCTGCTTACATACACTGAAGAGAATTTCAACAAACTCCTTAACCTGTGCAGCTACAACATCCTGAATAATAAACATTTAATTCTTCAGGCTTTGCGAACTGCAGTGGAACGAAAGAAGCGACTTAAAAAGTATTCATCACCTAATTCAAGTAAACACTCTTAA
- the LOC125327549 gene encoding cytosolic phospholipase A2 epsilon-like isoform X1, with translation MASSACSPLDRFIQANLHRKIGIRRRDHERPCSAEDEPEVPQLCWLSVKIISMRNLRKADLWSQTDCYVKLWLPTASCQEAQTRTVRNCRNPVWNETFHFVIQSEVKNILELTVCDEDTFTPDDQLMTVRFDVAKIQPGEKVRLHFELNPENQEELEVEFLLENIPGVSEKIITNGVLVSREVSCLEVHVNETKMKSSHKRRDFTFTMKGSYEEIQDISKGPHSRPGSSETTRFHYIKHSQPRLLMTLPKEHFFCCHGSGRREMDVSNPLAVPLHSLDLGKKVTVMRGESYEVSVNEENSCKNLDLRLGFDLCAEEKDFIGKRKKVVAAALKNVLHLDEDLQEDEVPVVAVVTAAGGVRSMTAMFGSLLALQELGVLDCVSYISGLSATTWTMSKLYEDANWSQKDLSGPIGDIRKHVTKSKLCCFSLDHMKYYENKLCERKQEGHKVSFTDLWGLFIDCMLHDQESTHKLSDQQLAVKQGQNPLPIYLSLNVKDDFSTLDFKEWVEFTPYEVGLLKYGAFVRSEDFGSEFFMGHRMKKIPESHICFLEGTWSNIFSQSFMDAVYLSGHSEHFWHRWTRDTECDIGDHPALPKKPHEQTTCLSIPKGYLSKSLREMLTGRPVVSTYHNFLKGLQLHNKYLDNESFCMWKDTVLDSSPNQLNEMSDYLKLIDTAFFINTSCPPILRPERKVDVILHLNYSGGSQTLPLDLFSEYCLEHGIPFPSTELSQEDREHLKECYVFEDSLEAPILAYFPLVCDTFQKYKAPNVERGPTEMEQGRVDVSTCAAPYGTGLLTYTEENFNKLLNLCSYNILNNKHLILQALRTAVERKKRLKKYSSPNSSKHS, from the exons ATGGCATCGTCGGCCTGTTCACCTTTG GATCGGTTCATCCAAGCAAACCTGCACAGGAAGATTGGAATCAGAAGGAGGGATCATGAAAGACCGTGCAGCGCTGAAGATGAG CCAGAAGTGCCTCAGTTGTGCTGGCTTTCTGTAAAAATTATAAGCATGAGAAATCTCCGCAAAGCGGATCTGT GGAGCCAGACTGATTGCTATGTCAAGCTGTGGCTGCCAACAGCTTCATGTCAGGAAGCCCAGACAAGAACTGTACGCAACTGCAGAAACCCTGTCTGGAATGAAACTTTCCACTTCGTGATACAGAGTGAAGTAAAG AACATCCTGGAGCTGACAGTCTGTGATGAGGATACTTTTACACCAGATGACCAGCTTATGACTGTTCGCTTTGATGTGGCTAAAATCCAACCTGGAGAAAAAGTTCGCCTGCATTTTGAGTTGAATCCAGAG AATCAGGAAGAACTAGAAGTGgaatttctgctggaaaacat acCAGGTGTATCTGAGAAGATAATTACTAATGGCGTACTAGTg TCTCGTGAAGTTTCCTGTTTGGAAGTACATgtgaatgaaacaaaaatgaagagTTCTCACAAAA GGAGAGATTTCACATTCACAATGAAAGGATCTTATGAAGAAATCCAGGATATTTCCAAAGGTCCTCACTCCAGACCAGGAAGCAGTGAAACCACCAGGTTCCACTATATCAAGCACAGTCAACCCAGACTGCTCATGACTCTGCCAAAGGagcattttttctgttgt CATGGCTCAGGTAGGAGGGAAATGGATGTGAGTAATCCCCTTGCTGTGCCTCTCCATTCTCTGGACTTGGGAAAGAAAGTGACAGTGATGAGA GGGGAATCTTATGAAGTTTCTGTGAATGAGGAAAATAG TTGCAAGAATTTAGATTTGCGGTTGGGGTTTGATCTGTGTGCAGAGGAAAAGGATTTCATCGGTAAAAGGAAGAAGgtggttgctgctgctctgaaaaatgttcttcatCTAGATGAAGACCTGCAGGAGGATGAG GTGCCAGTGGTGGCAGTCGTGACTGCAGCAGGGGGAGTGCGGTCCATGACGGCTATGTTTGGCAGTCTTCTGGCTCTCCAGGAGCTGGGTGTTTTGGACTGTGTGTCATACATCAGTGGCTTATCTGCCACAACATG GACCATGTCAAAGTTATATGAAGATGCAAATTGGTCACAAAAGGATCTCAGTGGGCCAATTGGTGATATCAGGAAACACGTGACCAAGAGCAAGCTGTGCTGTTTCTCTTTGGATCATATGAAATACTATGAAAATAAGCTTTGTGAGAGAAAGCAAGAGGGGCACAAGGTGTCCTTTACAGATTTATGGGGACTCTTCATTGATTGTATGCTACATGATCAG GAGAGTACTCACAAACTCTCGGATCAGCAACTAGCAGTTAAGCAGGGGCAGAATCCACTCCCCATATACCTGTCCCTCAATGTCAAGGATGATTTCAGCACTTTGGATTTTAAAG AGTGGGTGGAGTTCACACCTTACGAGGTGGGTCTCCTGAAATATGGGGCCTTTGTTCGTTCAGAGGATTTTGGTAGTGAGTTCTTCATGGGTCACCGGATGAAGAAGATCCCAGAATCCCACATCTGCTTCTTGGAAG GCACATGGAGCAATATATTTTCCCAGAGTTTTATGGATGCTGTCTACCTCTCAGGTCATTCAGAACACTTCTGGCACAGATGGACTCGAGACACTGAGTGTGACATTG GGGACCATCCTGCTCTGCCCAAGAAGCCTCATGAACAGACAACCTGCTTATCCATTCCCAAAGGTTACCTTTCCAAAAGTCTTCGAGAGATGTTGACTGGACGGCCAGTGGTTTCAACTTACCATAATTTTCTTAAGGGCTTGCAGCTACATAACAAATATTTGGACAATGAGAGCTTTTGCATGTGGAAAG acacAGTGCTGGATTCTTCTCCCAACCAGCTGAATGAAATGAGTGACTATCTCAAGCTGATAGATACAGCTTTCTTTATCAACACCAGCTGCCCACCCATTCTGAGGCCAGAGAGGAAAGTGGATGTCATTCTCCATTTAAATTACAGTGGAGGATCACAGACTCTG CCACTGGACCTATTCTCAGAGTACTGTTTGGAGCATGGGATCCCattccccagcacagagctgagccaGGAAGACCGGGAACACCTGAAGGAGTGCTACGTGTTTGAGGATAGCTTAGAGGCACCGATCTTGGCTTATTTTCCACTGGTGTGTGATACCTTCCAAAAATACAAGGCACCGA ATGTGGAGCGTGGTCCCACAGagatggagcagggaagagtAGACGTGTCcacctgtgctgctccctatGGCACTGGCCTGCTTACATACACTGAAGAGAATTTCAACAAACTCCTTAACCTGTGCAGCTACAACATCCTGAATAATAAACATTTAATTCTTCAGGCTTTGCGAACTGCAGTGGAACGAAAGAAGCGACTTAAAAAGTATTCATCACCTAATTCAAGTAAACACTCTTAA